In Nocardia asteroides, the following proteins share a genomic window:
- the rlmB gene encoding 23S rRNA (guanosine(2251)-2'-O)-methyltransferase RlmB, protein MAGNSQRRGAIRKGGTKKGAVVGSGGKRRRGLEGRGATPPAEARTKHPAAKRAAAAAKAKAAQQNRPTGKAGVPRVGRKSDDGPELVLGRNPVLECLRADVPATALFVAVGTENDDRLSESVQRAADMGISILEVPRTDLDRLSANGLHQGVALQVPPYRYAHPDDLIDRVKTSGEPGLLVALDNISDPRNLGAVIRSVAAFGGQGVVIPQRRSASVTAVAWRTSAGAAARLPVARATNLTRTLKDWAAQGFQIVGLDAGGDTNLDEFDGSVPTVVVVGSEGKGLSRLVRENCDSILSIPMAGPVESLNASVAAGVVLADIARQRRQG, encoded by the coding sequence CGCGGAGCGATCAGGAAGGGCGGCACCAAGAAGGGCGCCGTCGTCGGTTCCGGTGGCAAGCGCCGCCGCGGGCTCGAGGGCAGGGGCGCGACCCCGCCCGCCGAGGCCCGCACCAAGCATCCCGCCGCCAAGCGGGCCGCGGCCGCCGCCAAAGCCAAAGCGGCGCAGCAGAATCGCCCCACCGGTAAGGCCGGGGTGCCGCGCGTCGGCCGCAAGTCCGACGACGGTCCCGAGCTGGTCCTCGGCCGCAACCCGGTGCTGGAGTGTCTGCGCGCCGACGTGCCCGCCACCGCGCTGTTCGTCGCGGTCGGTACCGAGAACGACGACCGTCTCTCCGAGAGCGTGCAGCGCGCCGCGGACATGGGCATCTCCATTCTCGAGGTGCCGCGGACCGATCTGGATCGGTTGAGCGCCAACGGTTTGCACCAGGGCGTGGCCCTGCAGGTCCCGCCGTACCGCTACGCGCACCCGGACGACCTGATCGACCGGGTGAAGACCTCCGGCGAGCCCGGCCTGCTGGTGGCGCTGGACAACATCTCCGATCCGCGCAACCTGGGCGCGGTCATCCGCTCGGTGGCCGCGTTCGGCGGGCAGGGCGTGGTGATCCCGCAGCGGCGCAGCGCGAGTGTCACCGCGGTGGCCTGGCGGACCAGCGCGGGCGCGGCGGCCCGGCTGCCCGTCGCCAGGGCGACCAACCTGACCCGCACCCTGAAGGACTGGGCGGCCCAGGGTTTCCAGATCGTCGGTCTCGACGCGGGCGGCGACACCAACCTCGACGAGTTCGACGGCAGTGTGCCGACGGTGGTCGTCGTCGGTTCCGAGGGCAAGGGCCTCTCGCGGCTGGTCCGGGAGAACTGCGACTCCATCCTGAGCATCCCGATGGCCGGTCCGGTCGAGTCGCTCAACGCCTCGGTCGCGGCCGGTGTCGTCCTGGCCGACATCGCCAGACAGCGCCGTCAGGGCTGA
- a CDS encoding DUF4190 domain-containing protein: MAIPNHPIGETVEHPQANLILVLGLLSPFCCGIFGPIAWVLGKRALNEIDASYGALSGRSQVTIGYIAGIIGTILMVLFAMLYLAGSCNGNF, translated from the coding sequence GTGGCGATACCCAACCATCCGATCGGTGAGACGGTCGAGCACCCGCAGGCCAACCTGATCCTCGTGCTCGGGCTGCTCAGCCCGTTCTGCTGCGGGATCTTCGGGCCGATCGCGTGGGTGCTCGGCAAGCGGGCGCTCAACGAGATCGACGCGTCCTACGGTGCGCTCTCCGGGCGTTCCCAGGTGACCATCGGGTACATCGCGGGCATCATCGGCACCATCCTCATGGTGCTGTTCGCGATGCTGTACCTGGCCGGCTCCTGCAACGGGAACTTCTGA